The genomic interval AATTTCATTCGATTATATTATTGATGGTGTATTTTTTGAGGAAATAAATGCAAAAAAAGAATTACTTGCAAAATATCTAAATGTTAAGGAACCTGTTCCATTAATTTTTAACGATGAACCAAATAAAGTCTGGTACGTTGTACCTGATGGCGAACAATCTTTTGAGCAAGCTACGGGAACAATTACATTTTTAGTGCCTAAAGGGTACGCAGAATCAGTCTATACTAAAGTATTGAATAATGATAACTCAGGCGGAGAAAATGGAACCATCATAAATAATGCTGATCACTCAGTTTCGGTATTGATTAATAATAACGGGACATTGCCTATCTATCCCACAATTAAAGTTACCCCAACATCTGAAACAGGCTATTTAGCATTCGTTAGACAAAATGGAATCCTCGAAATTGGTAATCCAGATGAAGCTGATACAACCACGGCTAAAAGTCAGAAGCTGGTTTGTGATTTTAAAACTAAGTCTGATTTTGAAACTAACTTTGTTCCAGATACAAGCTGGACAACTTCATGGCCAACAAATCTTGATGGTATGCCATTAAATAGTACCATTGCTTGGAAAGACGATGGGATTCGAATTGGAGCAATGGCGCAATCTTCGCTTTGGAACGCAGGGGTTTTAAGATATGAAGTACCTAAAGATGATTTGGGTAATTATGTTAAAGATTGGCATGCTAATTTCAATACATTATATATTCAGAAAAATCTTGAACAGTGCTGTCGTTTTCAAATTCATTTTGCGGATGAAAACAAACAGCCTCTTGCTTGCTTTGAAATCTATAAAGGGGGTATTGGTGAAAATGCTACCTTGAACTTTTGGCTGATTGGTGGAGATAAAAAATTGAAGCTTTTCAAAAATCATACATTCTCAGCGACTACTGGAAAACCAGATAAAAATGGGTCTCCACTTTTTGCTGCAAGTCATGGCGGACAGGCGATTGTTAAACAAGGCAATAAGATTTCTTTCTACTGGCGAGCGATGGCTGAAACTTATCTCATGGATGGTGTGCCAGCATCTACCAAACTTGCTTATGTTTATGTCGTGATCGGGAAAAGACGATATTATCAAATGTTAGCAGATACAAGTCTTCGCTCATTTAAACTCATGAATCTAAACAATGAGTACACTGTCGATATTCCTAATAAGTACCAACCAGAAGATGAAATAAAAGTTGATATGGAAAAATCAAAAATCACAGTTAATGACTTAGGGGCGAACTCAGACTATATCACGGGTTCAGAATTCTTTTCAATTCCTCCAGGAGCAAGCCAAAGGCTAGATATTGTGTATTCAAATTTCACAACAAGCCCGCCTAAAGTTGAAATCAAGTGGAAGGAGCGAATCTTATAATGTTAATCTCAATTCATGACCATACATTGAAACGAGTGGGTTTCCTCAGTAATGACGACTCGGAAACTCCTGATTTTAAAGATGATAATTTTCATCGCTACTTAGCACAGGGGACATCAACTTTTGATTTCACGGTCAATAAAATAAAAAATGGAGTGGTTCAAGATTATGTTCAACTGTTAAATGAACGAGCTTATTTCAGCTTTCAGTATGAGGGAGAGGATTTCCTTTTTGATTCTGTCATTGTCGAAGAAGATGATGACAAAATCACTTTCAATTGTCTAAGCCTAAACCTTGAAATGCGAAATGAAGAAGTTAAGGATTTAAAAAATACCGCCAGTCACAATATCCAATGGTACTTTGACCAATTAGGACTTATCAATTTTGCAAAAATCTCACTTGGTATTAATCAGGTTAAAAATGATACAAGGGTCATTAATTATGATTCGGAAGACACCAAACTTGCTCGTTTAATTTCAGTCATTCAAAATTTTGATGCCGAATTTGAGTTTGTCACAAAATTAAAAAGAGATGGAACGCTTGATAATATCACACTCAATATTTATAAGAAAAATGATGGTGGCGATGTTCAAGGAGTTGGCCAAAATAGAAATGATGTGCTTTTATCCTTTGGTAAAAATGTTACAGGGGTTAATCGAAAAGTTGAAAAGTCTCAGATATTTAATTCGCTTTATGTCACTGGGAAAGATGGGTTAAGTTGGAAAAACTCTTCCTGGTCAGTTACGAATTCAGAAGGGCAAGAAGAATTCTATAAAAGAGCTGGTGAAAGTTACGCTAAAGCTCCTTTGTCTGCTCAAAT from Lactococcus lactis carries:
- a CDS encoding distal tail protein Dit — protein: MNKTMKITLDGIDISKLFYSVTNIKRNIGSNWVNTTSPRLQGAEFLYNALGSKTISFDYIIDGVFFEEINAKKELLAKYLNVKEPVPLIFNDEPNKVWYVVPDGEQSFEQATGTITFLVPKGYAESVYTKVLNNDNSGGENGTIINNADHSVSVLINNNGTLPIYPTIKVTPTSETGYLAFVRQNGILEIGNPDEADTTTAKSQKLVCDFKTKSDFETNFVPDTSWTTSWPTNLDGMPLNSTIAWKDDGIRIGAMAQSSLWNAGVLRYEVPKDDLGNYVKDWHANFNTLYIQKNLEQCCRFQIHFADENKQPLACFEIYKGGIGENATLNFWLIGGDKKLKLFKNHTFSATTGKPDKNGSPLFAASHGGQAIVKQGNKISFYWRAMAETYLMDGVPASTKLAYVYVVIGKRRYYQMLADTSLRSFKLMNLNNEYTVDIPNKYQPEDEIKVDMEKSKITVNDLGANSDYITGSEFFSIPPGASQRLDIVYSNFTTSPPKVEIKWKERIL